From the Streptomyces syringium genome, one window contains:
- the rsmH gene encoding 16S rRNA (cytosine(1402)-N(4))-methyltransferase RsmH has protein sequence MSSNARHVPVMLQRCLDMLAPALAEPGAVVVDCTLGAGGHSEALLTRFPEVRLVALDRDPTALALAGERLAPFGDRATLVRAVYHELPEVLEKLGIPRVQGVLFDLGVSSMQLDEADRGFAYAQDAPLDMRMDQTTGLSAAEVLNTYAPGELVRILRAYGEEKQAKRIVSAIVKERAKEPFTNSARLVELIRDALPQAAKRTGGNPAKRTFQALRIEVNAELASVEQAIPNAVAALAVGGRIAVLSYQSLEDRIVKQVFAAGAANTAPPGLPVVPERYQPRLKLLTRGAELPTEEEIAENRRAAPARLRGAERIREDAP, from the coding sequence ATGAGCAGCAACGCGCGACACGTCCCCGTCATGCTCCAGCGTTGCCTGGACATGCTCGCCCCCGCTCTCGCCGAGCCCGGCGCGGTCGTCGTCGACTGCACCCTCGGCGCCGGCGGCCACAGCGAGGCGCTGCTCACCCGCTTCCCCGAGGTCCGGCTCGTCGCCCTCGACCGCGACCCCACCGCCCTGGCGCTCGCCGGGGAGCGGCTCGCCCCCTTCGGCGACCGCGCCACGCTGGTGCGCGCCGTCTACCACGAGCTCCCCGAGGTGCTGGAGAAGCTGGGGATCCCGCGCGTCCAGGGCGTCCTCTTCGACCTCGGCGTGTCCTCCATGCAGCTCGACGAGGCCGACCGCGGCTTCGCCTACGCCCAGGACGCCCCGCTGGACATGCGGATGGACCAGACGACGGGACTCAGCGCCGCGGAGGTCCTCAACACCTACGCCCCCGGCGAGCTCGTGCGGATCCTGCGCGCCTACGGCGAGGAGAAGCAGGCCAAGCGGATCGTCAGCGCCATCGTCAAGGAGCGGGCGAAGGAGCCCTTCACCAACAGCGCCCGGCTCGTCGAGCTGATCCGTGACGCGCTGCCGCAGGCCGCCAAGCGCACCGGCGGCAACCCCGCCAAGCGCACCTTCCAGGCCCTGCGCATCGAGGTCAACGCGGAGCTGGCCAGCGTCGAGCAGGCCATCCCCAACGCCGTCGCCGCCCTCGCGGTCGGCGGCCGGATCGCCGTGCTGTCCTACCAGTCGCTGGAGGACCGCATCGTCAAGCAGGTCTTCGCGGCGGGCGCCGCCAACACCGCGCCGCCCGGGCTGCCGGTCGTCCCCGAGCGCTACCAGCCGCGCCTGAAGCTCCTCACCCGCGGCGCCGAGCTGCCCACCGAGGAAGAGATCGCCGAGAACCGCCGGGCCGCCCCCGCCCGGCTGCGCGGCGCCGAGCGCATCCGCGAGGACGCCCCGTGA
- a CDS encoding UDP-N-acetylmuramoyl-tripeptide--D-alanyl-D-alanine ligase: MIALSLAEITAIVGGQQHDIPDPGVAADGPVVIDSRDVRPGSLFAALPGENVDGHDYAERAVAAGAVAVLAARPVGVPAIVVEDVVAALGALARAVVERLGTTVVALTGSAGKTSTKDLIAQLLERLGPTVGPPGNFNNEIGLPLTALRAQESTRHLVLEMGARGVGHIRYLAELTPPRIGLVLNVGTAHIGEFGGREQIAVAKGELVEVLPTAAEGGIAVLNADDPLVRAMSTRTKARTVLFGEADDADIRAENVRLTATGQPAFTLHTPTGCGDVTMRLYGEHHVSNALAAAAVAHELGMPAQEIATALSEAGQLSRWRMEVTERADGVTIVNDAYNANPESMRAALRALAAMGQAATAKGGRTWAVLGQMAELGEDSLAEHDAVGRLAVRLNVSKLVAVGGREAAWLQMGAYNEGSWGEESVHVSDAQAAVDLLRSELRPGDVVLMKASRSVGLERVAAALLAADGEVSG, from the coding sequence GTGATCGCTCTGTCTCTCGCCGAGATCACCGCCATCGTCGGCGGGCAGCAGCACGACATACCGGACCCGGGCGTCGCCGCCGACGGCCCGGTCGTGATCGACTCCCGTGACGTGCGGCCCGGCAGCCTCTTCGCGGCGCTGCCCGGGGAGAACGTCGACGGCCACGACTACGCCGAGCGCGCGGTCGCCGCGGGCGCGGTGGCCGTACTGGCCGCCCGGCCCGTCGGCGTGCCCGCCATCGTCGTCGAGGACGTCGTCGCCGCCCTCGGCGCCCTCGCCCGCGCCGTCGTCGAGCGGCTCGGCACCACCGTCGTCGCGCTCACCGGCTCGGCCGGCAAGACCAGCACCAAGGACCTGATCGCCCAGCTCCTGGAGCGCCTCGGCCCGACCGTGGGGCCGCCCGGCAACTTCAACAACGAGATCGGCCTCCCGCTGACCGCGCTGCGCGCGCAGGAGAGCACCCGCCACCTCGTGCTGGAGATGGGCGCCCGCGGCGTCGGCCACATCCGCTACCTCGCCGAGCTCACCCCGCCGCGCATCGGCCTCGTGCTGAACGTCGGCACCGCGCACATCGGCGAGTTCGGCGGCCGCGAGCAGATCGCCGTGGCCAAGGGCGAGCTGGTCGAGGTGCTGCCCACCGCGGCGGAGGGCGGCATCGCCGTGCTCAACGCCGACGACCCCCTCGTCCGGGCCATGAGCACCCGCACCAAGGCCCGTACCGTCCTGTTCGGCGAGGCCGACGACGCGGACATCCGGGCCGAGAACGTCCGCCTCACCGCGACCGGACAGCCCGCCTTCACGCTTCACACACCCACCGGGTGCGGGGACGTGACCATGCGGCTGTACGGTGAGCACCACGTGTCGAACGCGCTCGCCGCCGCCGCCGTCGCCCATGAGCTGGGCATGCCCGCGCAGGAGATCGCCACCGCGCTCTCCGAGGCGGGACAGCTCTCCCGCTGGCGGATGGAGGTCACCGAGCGTGCGGACGGCGTGACGATCGTCAACGACGCCTACAACGCGAACCCCGAATCCATGAGAGCCGCGCTGCGCGCGCTGGCCGCCATGGGTCAAGCCGCCACGGCGAAGGGGGGCCGCACGTGGGCCGTGCTCGGTCAGATGGCCGAGCTCGGCGAGGACTCACTCGCCGAGCACGACGCGGTCGGGCGGCTCGCCGTCCGGCTCAACGTCAGCAAGCTCGTGGCAGTCGGGGGCAGGGAAGCGGCCTGGCTGCAAATGGGTGCCTATAACGAGGGTTCGTGGGGTGAGGAGTCGGTGCACGTGTCCGACGCGCAGGCGGCGGTCGACCTGTTGCGCAGCGAGCTGCGTCCGGGAGACGTCGTGCTGATGAAGGCGTCCAGGTCGGTCGGCCTGGAGCGGGTCGCGGCCGCGCTGCTCGCGGCCGATGGTGAGGTCTCCGGCTGA
- the mraY gene encoding phospho-N-acetylmuramoyl-pentapeptide-transferase produces the protein MNQILFAGVIGLLLTLVGTPLLIKFLARKGYGQFIRDDGPREHHSKRGTPTMGGIAFILATLIAYALTKVITSHEPTFSGVLVLFLMAGMGLVGFLDDYIKIVKQRSLGLRAKAKMAGQLIVGIAFAVLALQFADTRGQTPASDKLSFTQDFGWSVGPVIFVVWALFMILAMSNGVNLTDGLDGLATGASVMVFGAYVFIGTWQHGQSCGNPLTAGAACYEVRDPLDLAVVASALMGSCFGFLWWNTSPAKIFMGDTGSLALGGALAGLAICSRTELLLALLGGLFVLITMSVVIQVGSFRLTGKRVFRMAPLQHHFELKGWSEVLVVVRFWIIQGLCVAVGLGLFYAGWLAIK, from the coding sequence ATGAACCAGATCCTGTTCGCGGGTGTCATCGGCCTGCTGCTGACCCTGGTCGGCACCCCGCTGCTGATCAAGTTCCTGGCCCGCAAGGGCTACGGCCAGTTCATCCGTGACGACGGCCCGCGCGAGCACCACAGCAAGCGCGGTACGCCCACCATGGGTGGCATCGCCTTCATCCTGGCCACGCTCATCGCGTACGCCCTGACCAAGGTCATCACCAGCCACGAGCCGACGTTCTCCGGCGTGCTGGTGCTGTTCCTGATGGCGGGCATGGGCCTGGTCGGCTTCCTCGACGACTACATCAAGATCGTCAAGCAGCGGAGCCTGGGCCTGCGCGCCAAGGCCAAGATGGCCGGCCAGCTCATCGTCGGCATCGCCTTCGCGGTCCTCGCGCTGCAGTTCGCGGACACCCGGGGCCAGACCCCGGCCTCCGACAAGCTGTCCTTCACCCAGGACTTCGGCTGGTCCGTCGGCCCCGTGATCTTCGTGGTCTGGGCGCTGTTCATGATCCTCGCGATGTCGAACGGCGTGAACCTCACCGACGGTCTCGACGGCCTCGCCACCGGCGCCTCCGTGATGGTCTTCGGCGCCTACGTCTTCATCGGCACCTGGCAGCACGGACAGTCCTGCGGCAACCCGCTGACCGCCGGCGCCGCCTGCTACGAGGTCCGCGACCCGCTCGACCTCGCCGTCGTCGCCTCCGCCCTGATGGGCTCCTGCTTCGGCTTCCTGTGGTGGAACACCTCGCCCGCCAAGATCTTCATGGGTGACACCGGCTCGCTCGCCCTCGGCGGCGCCCTCGCGGGACTGGCCATCTGCTCCCGCACCGAGCTGCTGCTCGCCCTCCTCGGCGGTCTGTTCGTCCTCATCACGATGTCCGTCGTGATCCAGGTCGGCTCGTTCCGCCTCACCGGGAAGCGCGTCTTCCGGATGGCCCCGCTCCAGCACCACTTCGAACTCAAGGGGTGGAGCGAAGTCCTTGTGGTGGTCCGCTTCTGGATCATCCAGGGCCTCTGCGTGGCCGTCGGTCTCGGACTCTTCTACGCCGGATGGCTGGCCATCAAGTGA
- a CDS encoding UDP-N-acetylmuramoyl-L-alanyl-D-glutamate--2,6-diaminopimelate ligase yields MTTITVDPGNRDPARPSLRGRAGAPGTLTAVPHADQSHTSPTDAPAMYPGAPRPTQVRPAPLAELAGQLGIAATPDAAAADEAPATVMVTGITHDSRAVRPGDIYAALPGARFHGADFAAQAAGLGAVAVLTDPSGTDRARAAGLPVLTVDDPRGRMGALAATIYGEPGRDLLQIGITGTSGKTTTAYLIEGGLKAAAGASGGLTGLIGTVESRIGDERIKSERTTPEATDLQALFAVMRERGVRSVAMEVSSHALMLGRVDGCVFDVAIFNNLSPEHMEFHSGMEDYFQAKARLFTKARSRLGVVNLDDEYGRRLAEGASEVPVITFSAEGHPDADWRATDVRVGPFDSDFTVLGPEGRSITARAPLAGPFNVANALAAITALVAAGIDPQTAADGVAAVPGVPGRLERVDAGQPYLAVVDYAHKTDAVESVLRALRKVGKGRIHAVLGCGGDRDRTKRAPMGAALARLADTAVLTSDNPRSEDPLAILATMLAGAAEVPVHERGTVLLAEERADAIAAAVARAEPGDTVLVLGKGHEQGQDIAGVVRPFDDRQVLREAIEAERLRLSTKHRNDQG; encoded by the coding sequence GTGACGACGATCACTGTGGATCCGGGGAACCGCGACCCGGCGCGCCCCTCGCTTCGCGGCCGGGCGGGTGCGCCCGGTACGCTCACCGCCGTGCCCCACGCTGATCAGTCCCACACCAGCCCCACGGACGCCCCCGCCATGTACCCGGGAGCGCCCCGCCCCACCCAGGTCCGCCCCGCGCCGCTCGCGGAGCTCGCCGGTCAGCTGGGCATCGCCGCCACCCCTGACGCCGCGGCTGCCGACGAGGCCCCCGCGACCGTCATGGTCACCGGCATCACCCACGACTCGCGGGCCGTGCGCCCGGGCGACATCTACGCCGCCCTGCCCGGCGCCCGCTTCCACGGCGCGGACTTCGCCGCCCAGGCCGCCGGGCTCGGCGCGGTGGCGGTGCTGACCGACCCGTCCGGCACCGACCGCGCCCGGGCCGCCGGCCTGCCCGTCCTCACCGTCGACGACCCGCGCGGCCGCATGGGCGCGCTCGCCGCGACGATCTACGGCGAGCCGGGCCGCGACCTGCTCCAGATCGGCATCACCGGCACCTCCGGCAAGACCACCACCGCCTACCTCATCGAGGGCGGCCTGAAGGCCGCCGCCGGCGCGTCCGGGGGCCTGACGGGCCTCATCGGCACGGTGGAGTCCCGGATCGGTGACGAGCGCATCAAGTCCGAGCGCACCACGCCCGAGGCGACCGACCTCCAGGCGCTCTTCGCGGTCATGCGCGAGCGCGGCGTCCGCTCGGTGGCCATGGAGGTCTCCAGCCACGCCCTGATGCTCGGCCGCGTCGACGGCTGCGTCTTCGACGTCGCGATCTTCAACAACCTCAGCCCGGAGCACATGGAGTTCCACTCCGGCATGGAGGACTACTTCCAGGCCAAGGCCCGGCTCTTCACCAAGGCCCGCAGCCGCCTCGGCGTCGTCAACCTCGACGACGAGTACGGCCGCCGCCTCGCCGAGGGCGCCTCCGAGGTCCCGGTCATCACCTTCTCGGCGGAGGGGCACCCCGACGCCGACTGGCGCGCCACGGACGTCCGCGTCGGCCCGTTCGACTCCGACTTCACCGTCCTCGGCCCCGAGGGCCGGTCGATCACCGCCCGGGCGCCGCTCGCCGGCCCGTTCAACGTCGCCAATGCCCTCGCCGCCATCACCGCGCTCGTCGCCGCCGGCATCGACCCGCAGACCGCCGCCGACGGCGTCGCGGCCGTGCCCGGCGTGCCCGGCCGGCTGGAGCGCGTCGACGCGGGCCAGCCCTACCTCGCCGTCGTCGACTACGCCCACAAGACGGACGCCGTCGAATCGGTTCTCCGCGCCCTGCGCAAGGTCGGCAAGGGCCGGATCCACGCCGTCCTCGGCTGCGGCGGCGACCGCGACCGGACCAAGCGCGCCCCGATGGGCGCGGCCCTGGCCCGGCTCGCCGACACGGCCGTACTGACCTCCGACAACCCCCGCTCCGAGGACCCCCTCGCGATCCTCGCCACCATGCTCGCGGGCGCCGCCGAGGTGCCCGTCCACGAGCGCGGCACGGTCCTCCTCGCGGAGGAGCGGGCCGACGCCATCGCCGCCGCCGTCGCCCGCGCCGAGCCGGGTGACACCGTCCTCGTCCTGGGCAAGGGCCACGAGCAGGGCCAGGACATCGCCGGAGTGGTCCGCCCCTTCGACGACCGCCAGGTGCTGCGCGAGGCCATCGAGGCCGAGCGACTGCGCCTGTCGACCAAGCACCGGAACGACCAGGGATGA
- a CDS encoding FtsB family cell division protein: MTPAARGPGARLIRLLPAGAVGAKRTPFVLLVVVLLGSGLLSLLVLNSSLNQGSFELSRLQRKTTELTDEQQALQQEVDQLAAPDALERRARELGMVPGGSPVFLDPDGTVHGAPSPAAADPASLTTPLEAATPPPAPAAPAPPPLPVPVPVPEAPASQVPQAPQVPAPDARTAVKTVPTTGR, encoded by the coding sequence GTGACACCGGCTGCCCGCGGCCCGGGCGCGCGCCTGATCCGGCTGCTGCCCGCCGGAGCCGTCGGAGCGAAGCGGACCCCCTTCGTCCTGCTGGTCGTGGTGCTGCTCGGCTCCGGGCTGCTCTCGCTGCTGGTGCTCAACTCCTCGCTCAACCAGGGCTCCTTCGAGCTCAGCCGGCTCCAGCGCAAGACCACCGAGCTGACCGACGAGCAGCAGGCGCTGCAGCAGGAGGTCGACCAGCTCGCCGCCCCGGACGCCCTGGAGCGCCGCGCCCGCGAGCTCGGCATGGTCCCCGGCGGCAGCCCCGTCTTCCTCGACCCGGACGGCACCGTCCACGGCGCCCCGTCCCCGGCCGCCGCCGACCCCGCCTCCCTCACCACCCCGCTGGAGGCGGCCACCCCGCCCCCGGCCCCGGCGGCCCCCGCCCCGCCGCCGCTCCCGGTCCCGGTTCCCGTCCCCGAGGCCCCCGCTTCCCAGGTGCCCCAGGCTCCCCAGGTCCCCGCCCCCGACGCCCGTACGGCAGTGAAGACCGTTCCGACCACCGGCAGGTGA
- the ftsW gene encoding putative lipid II flippase FtsW, with amino-acid sequence MHADDTARPGGAPGGLWALRGAPARPRPQRSPRPARIRAGGSRPPGRRPSGSGLRALHARVKRAWDRPLTAYYLVLGGSLLITVLGLVMVYSASQIKALQNGLAPSFFFRKQLLAAAIGTVLLLAAARLPVKLLRALAYPLLAGSLFALCLVQVPGIGETINGNTNWISLGGPFQLQPSEFAKLALVLWGADLLARKQSKKLLTQWKHLLVPLVPVTFLLLGLIMLGGDMGTTVVLTVVLLGLLWVAGAPTRLFAGIFGVTAVLAALFIKTSANRMSRLACIGATEPGTDDRCWQAVHGIYALANGGWFGAGLGASVEKWGELPEPHTDFIFAITGEELGLAGTLSVLALFAALGYAGIRVAGRTEDPFVRYAAGGVTTWITAQAVVNIGAVLGLLPIAGVPLPLFSYGGSALLPTMFAIGLLIAFARDEPGARAALAMRQPGVRWKTMRRRVKKRPSGER; translated from the coding sequence ATGCACGCCGACGACACCGCGCGCCCCGGGGGCGCACCGGGCGGCCTGTGGGCCCTGCGCGGGGCCCCCGCCCGGCCCCGGCCCCAGCGCTCCCCCCGCCCCGCACGGATCCGCGCGGGGGGCTCGCGGCCGCCCGGGCGGCGGCCGTCCGGCAGCGGGCTGCGCGCCCTGCACGCCCGCGTGAAGCGCGCCTGGGACCGCCCGCTGACCGCGTACTACCTCGTCCTCGGCGGCTCCCTGCTGATCACCGTGCTCGGCCTGGTGATGGTCTACTCCGCGTCCCAGATCAAGGCCCTGCAGAACGGCCTGGCGCCCAGCTTCTTCTTCCGCAAGCAGCTGCTGGCCGCCGCCATCGGCACCGTCCTCCTGCTGGCCGCCGCCCGGCTGCCCGTCAAACTGCTGCGGGCGCTGGCCTACCCGCTGCTGGCCGGGTCGCTCTTCGCGCTCTGCCTGGTCCAGGTGCCCGGCATCGGGGAGACCATCAACGGCAACACCAACTGGATCTCCCTCGGCGGGCCCTTCCAGCTCCAGCCCAGCGAGTTCGCCAAGCTCGCCCTCGTGCTGTGGGGCGCCGACCTGCTGGCGCGCAAACAGTCCAAGAAGCTGCTCACCCAGTGGAAGCACCTCCTGGTGCCCCTGGTGCCCGTCACCTTCCTGCTGCTCGGCCTGATCATGCTGGGCGGCGACATGGGCACCACCGTCGTCCTCACCGTGGTCCTGCTCGGCCTGCTGTGGGTGGCGGGCGCCCCGACCCGGCTCTTCGCGGGGATCTTCGGCGTCACCGCCGTGCTCGCCGCGCTGTTCATCAAGACCAGTGCCAACCGCATGTCCCGTCTCGCCTGCATCGGCGCGACCGAACCGGGCACCGACGACCGGTGCTGGCAGGCCGTGCACGGGATCTACGCCCTCGCCAACGGCGGCTGGTTCGGCGCGGGACTGGGAGCGAGTGTGGAGAAATGGGGCGAACTCCCCGAGCCCCACACGGACTTCATCTTCGCCATCACCGGTGAGGAACTCGGTCTCGCGGGGACGCTGTCGGTACTCGCCCTCTTCGCGGCTCTAGGCTATGCGGGTATCCGCGTGGCCGGACGCACGGAGGACCCCTTCGTGAGGTACGCAGCGGGAGGTGTGACCACCTGGATCACGGCGCAGGCCGTGGTCAACATCGGTGCGGTGCTCGGCTTGCTGCCGATCGCCGGTGTCCCCCTGCCGCTGTTCTCCTACGGGGGTTCCGCCCTGCTGCCGACCATGTTCGCCATCGGACTGCTGATCGCCTTCGCGCGCGACGAGCCCGGTGCGCGGGCAGCGCTCGCCATGCGGCAGCCTGGGGTGAGATGGAAGACGATGAGACGGCGCGTCAAGAAGCGACCGTCCGGAGAGCGGTGA
- a CDS encoding peptidoglycan D,D-transpeptidase FtsI family protein produces MTAPRRPQGPRDPRKRVPGPARPAPRPAGYRGGARPLRLGSPRPRLRLVGAGLTLVLLVFTVRLLQVQAVDASAYAAKANVNRYIPVTLAAERGAITDRAGIDLATTVDAYDITAAPDLLTPERIKTPDAARQAAELLAPLLAERPAELEQKLTANPKSKYVVLARRQSPKVWNRIKELKKTVADRAKAKQGADVLAGVNRESHSKRVYPNGDLAAGILGFVNAEGRGGGGIEAQLNKELAGKDGKLVYAQSGGRQVPTGDLKEQPAVPGSDVELTIDRDIQWAAQNAIAEQVKESAADRGYVVVQDTRSGEILAMANAPGYNPNDLAHADGNAMGNAALQDAYEPGSVSKVMTIAAVLEEGKATPATHVEVPNRLPRADRAFADDIDHATWHLTLNGVLAKSSNIGTILAAEQLGKDQAQANRVLHSYLRKFGMGAPTGLGFPGETPGILAPPHKWSASQQYTIPFGQGLSLNAVQAASVYSTIAGGGERVQPTLVRGIKGPDGRFTPAPAPPRTRVISERTAKTLSTMLESVVDDREGTGTKAKIPGYRVAGKTGTSNRVDPQTGRYHGYTASFAGFAPADQPRITVYCAIQNPTEGSYFGGQICGPVYKKVMEFALKTLQVPPSGTQPPRLPVNYGDR; encoded by the coding sequence ATGACGGCCCCCCGCCGCCCCCAAGGGCCCCGCGACCCCCGCAAGCGCGTCCCCGGGCCCGCCCGCCCCGCCCCCCGGCCCGCGGGCTACCGCGGCGGCGCCCGGCCGCTGCGGCTCGGCAGCCCCCGGCCCCGGCTGCGGCTGGTCGGCGCCGGGCTCACGCTCGTCCTGCTGGTCTTCACCGTGCGGCTGCTCCAGGTGCAGGCCGTGGACGCCAGTGCCTACGCCGCCAAGGCGAACGTCAACCGCTACATCCCCGTCACGCTGGCCGCCGAGCGCGGCGCCATCACCGACCGGGCCGGCATCGACCTCGCCACCACCGTCGACGCCTACGACATCACCGCCGCCCCCGACCTGCTGACCCCCGAGCGGATCAAGACGCCCGACGCGGCCCGCCAGGCCGCCGAGCTGCTCGCCCCCCTGCTCGCCGAGCGGCCGGCGGAGCTGGAGCAGAAGCTCACCGCCAACCCCAAGTCGAAGTACGTCGTGCTCGCCCGCCGGCAGTCGCCCAAGGTCTGGAACAGGATCAAGGAGCTCAAGAAGACCGTCGCCGACCGGGCCAAGGCCAAGCAGGGCGCCGACGTCCTCGCCGGCGTCAACCGCGAGTCCCACAGCAAGCGCGTCTACCCCAACGGGGACCTCGCCGCCGGGATACTGGGCTTCGTCAACGCCGAGGGCCGCGGCGGCGGCGGCATCGAGGCCCAGCTGAACAAGGAGCTCGCCGGCAAGGACGGCAAGCTCGTCTACGCCCAGTCCGGCGGCCGCCAGGTCCCCACCGGCGACCTCAAGGAACAGCCCGCCGTGCCCGGCTCCGACGTCGAGCTGACCATCGACCGCGACATCCAGTGGGCCGCCCAGAACGCCATCGCCGAGCAGGTGAAGGAGTCCGCCGCGGACCGCGGCTACGTCGTCGTCCAGGACACCCGCAGCGGCGAGATCCTGGCCATGGCCAACGCCCCGGGCTACAACCCCAACGACCTCGCCCACGCCGACGGCAACGCCATGGGCAACGCCGCGCTCCAGGACGCGTACGAGCCGGGCAGCGTCAGCAAGGTGATGACCATCGCCGCCGTCCTGGAGGAGGGCAAGGCCACCCCGGCCACCCATGTCGAGGTGCCGAACCGGCTGCCCCGCGCCGACCGGGCCTTCGCCGACGACATCGACCACGCCACCTGGCACCTCACCCTCAACGGCGTGCTCGCCAAGTCCAGCAACATCGGCACGATCCTCGCCGCCGAGCAGCTCGGCAAGGACCAGGCCCAGGCCAACCGCGTCCTCCACTCCTACCTGCGGAAATTCGGCATGGGTGCGCCCACCGGCCTCGGCTTCCCGGGCGAGACGCCCGGCATCCTCGCCCCGCCGCACAAGTGGAGCGCCTCCCAGCAGTACACGATCCCCTTCGGCCAGGGCCTCTCCCTGAACGCCGTACAGGCCGCGTCCGTCTACTCCACCATCGCCGGCGGCGGCGAGCGGGTGCAGCCCACGCTCGTCCGCGGCATCAAGGGCCCCGACGGCCGCTTCACCCCCGCCCCGGCCCCGCCGCGCACCCGCGTGATCAGCGAGCGGACCGCCAAGACCCTGTCCACCATGCTGGAATCCGTCGTCGACGACCGGGAGGGCACCGGCACCAAGGCGAAGATCCCCGGCTACCGCGTCGCGGGCAAGACCGGCACGTCCAACCGGGTGGATCCGCAGACCGGCCGCTACCACGGCTACACCGCCTCCTTCGCCGGATTCGCCCCCGCCGACCAGCCCCGGATCACCGTCTACTGCGCCATCCAGAACCCCACCGAGGGCAGCTATTTCGGCGGCCAGATCTGCGGCCCCGTCTACAAGAAGGTCATGGAGTTCGCGCTCAAGACCCTCCAGGTGCCGCCGTCCGGCACCCAGCCTCCGCGGCTGCCGGTGAACTACGGCGACCGCTGA
- the murD gene encoding UDP-N-acetylmuramoyl-L-alanine--D-glutamate ligase: MAGHQVTPTTSSAAQEWAGRHITVAGLGVSGVSAARALAGLGARVTVVDGGDSATHRERAAELEREGIAVRLADADTLPPGTGLVVTSPGWKPGSPLFAAAAEAGVDVVGDVEIAWRLRGARGEQAAPWLAVTGTNGKTTTVQMLASILEAAGLRTVAVGNIGTPIIDVVLAQGRDGAEPYDVLAVELSSYQLHWAPSVRAHSAAVLNLAPDHLDWHGSMEAYAADKGRIYEGNEIACVYNVADPATERLVMQADVEEGCRAIGFTLGTPGPSELGVVDGILVDRAFVENRREQAQELAEISDVTPAAPHNIANALAAAALARAFGVPATAVRDGLRAFRPDAHRIAHVADVDGVAYVDDSKATNTHAAQASLAAYESIVWIAGGLAKGATFDGLVSASARRLRGVVLIGADRELIRQALARHAPDVPVVDLDRTDTGAMAAAVREAARLARPGDTVLMAPACASMDMFVNYNKRGEAFAEAVRELASGRHPEE; this comes from the coding sequence ATGGCTGGCCATCAAGTGACCCCCACCACCTCTTCCGCCGCCCAGGAGTGGGCCGGTCGGCACATCACCGTCGCCGGCCTCGGCGTGAGCGGCGTCAGCGCCGCCCGCGCCCTGGCCGGCCTCGGCGCGCGGGTGACCGTCGTCGACGGCGGTGACAGCGCCACCCACCGAGAGCGCGCCGCCGAGCTGGAGCGCGAGGGCATCGCCGTCCGCCTCGCCGACGCCGACACCCTGCCCCCGGGCACCGGACTGGTCGTCACCTCACCGGGCTGGAAGCCGGGGAGCCCGCTCTTCGCCGCCGCCGCCGAGGCCGGCGTGGACGTCGTCGGCGACGTCGAGATCGCCTGGCGGCTGCGCGGCGCCCGCGGCGAGCAGGCGGCCCCCTGGCTCGCCGTCACCGGCACCAACGGCAAGACCACCACGGTCCAGATGCTCGCCTCCATCCTGGAGGCCGCCGGACTGCGCACCGTCGCCGTCGGCAACATCGGCACCCCGATCATCGACGTGGTGCTCGCCCAGGGCCGCGACGGAGCCGAGCCGTACGACGTGCTCGCCGTCGAACTCTCCAGCTACCAGCTGCACTGGGCGCCGTCCGTGCGCGCCCACTCCGCGGCCGTGCTCAACCTCGCACCCGACCACCTCGACTGGCACGGCTCCATGGAGGCGTACGCCGCCGACAAGGGCCGCATCTACGAGGGCAACGAGATCGCCTGCGTCTACAACGTCGCCGATCCCGCCACCGAGCGCCTGGTCATGCAGGCCGACGTCGAGGAGGGCTGCCGGGCCATCGGCTTCACCCTCGGCACCCCCGGCCCCTCCGAGCTCGGGGTGGTCGACGGCATCCTCGTCGACCGCGCCTTCGTCGAGAACCGCCGGGAGCAGGCGCAGGAGCTGGCCGAGATCTCGGACGTGACCCCGGCCGCCCCGCACAACATCGCCAACGCCCTCGCGGCGGCGGCCCTGGCCCGCGCCTTCGGCGTCCCGGCCACGGCCGTACGGGACGGACTGCGCGCCTTCCGGCCCGACGCGCACCGCATCGCCCACGTCGCCGACGTCGACGGCGTCGCCTACGTGGACGACTCCAAGGCCACCAACACCCACGCCGCCCAGGCGTCCTTGGCGGCCTACGAGTCGATCGTGTGGATCGCGGGCGGCCTCGCCAAGGGCGCCACCTTCGACGGCCTGGTCAGCGCCTCCGCGCGGCGGCTGCGCGGCGTCGTCCTCATCGGGGCCGACCGGGAGCTGATCCGCCAAGCGCTGGCGCGACACGCCCCCGATGTGCCGGTGGTGGACCTCGACCGGACCGACACTGGGGCGATGGCGGCGGCGGTCCGGGAAGCGGCGCGGCTCGCCCGGCCCGGGGACACCGTCCTCATGGCCCCGGCGTGCGCCTCGATGGACATGTTCGTCAACTACAACAAGCGCGGCGAGGCCTTCGCCGAAGCGGTCCGGGAACTGGCCTCCGGCCGACACCCGGAGGAGTAG